ggccgTAAAATCAAGCTTCGGTTGCTTAGGTTTTGTGgcactgtctccttctccttcggGGGTCTTCTTGGCCACTAATTTCGTGAAAGCACAACTctacctctgattggctcaccaTGAAATTTTTACTTTACCTCAGCCAATCGTCATCATTTATGCGGTTGTCTCGGGTCCGCACTcaccaaagaggaagaacagtAAGAAATATCTTTGCCACTCGGCTTAGAGATCTAGTTGGTCTgatgaaaaacagcttcagtcataGTAGTGCACCGCATTTTTTGGCAGTAACGGTAACGGCGTTATAATGATGGGAAGACTAATCAATTAGATTACTCGTTACTGAAAAAAGTAACGCCGTTAGTAACGCCGTTATTTATAACGCCGTTATTCCCATCACTGCTGTTGACATAGTCTGCTTCTTCTGCGTCCTGTTTGaatgaaacaacacagagagagcgGTGTCAGTGCTGTGTGGTGACTTTGATGCAGCTACAATAGACAAAccagcaacacttgaagtttATCTCTGCAAATCAAAGTCAGTTTAAGTTTTCCTgaaacacttttcactgttaCCATCTGGTCTCCTGTCGCTGCTGTTGGACCTGAATATCTGAACATCATTTTCTCTGGATCAATTACTTTATGTGACTGTGTTGAAAAATCTTCAAAGAAAGCTACTCAGATAACTTCTCTCTTTTATAACATGTGCTTCAATCTCATTTTGTAGAAAGAATGATGAACCTGTCCTCATCTAGTAACTCACCTTCACCTGTTTGTTGAAGCGTCTTGACTTTAAccagctgaaagaaaaagagatcagATAAAAGTAATAAGAATCAAACActtacactgtaaaaataaaaatgcaatgaGATGAATAACATGAGCCACAAATCTTCATTTCTTATGACAGTTTGTCTCACCACTCAAAGATGATGACTGAACTGCAGAGCAGCACGATTCCCAGGATCTTCAATGTAATGTGGACATCAACCCCAAACAGATCGGAAATCAGATTTTCTGGAACAAGACATCATGATCACCTGCTACTAGATGGAAAAAGCTTTTCATGGCTGTAAGATATCCTGCACTTCAATTTAATCTTTTAACCTCTAATGTGAACGTctctgtttcatttatttatgtagcatTATTACACATGAATTCAGTAAGAATTGTTTATAGCGAAAACTAACAAATAACCTGACAGATCGAAAAGGAGAGCATGTTGGATACAAATGTGATGATTCAGTTCTAAATTTACCTGCAAATATCAGATACATCTGTGGTGATGTCTGATTACTGAGATCATTCATGGCCACACAGTAATAAACTCCTCCCTCTGTggcattaaagctgtaaaactCTCCTTCAGATACGATCATGGGTCCATCTCTGCTGATCTTGAACCAGGTGAAGCTGCTGACAGGAGGATTGGCTCTGCTGGAGCAGGTCAGGTTCACATGAATACCTGCTGACACCAAACCTGATGGACTGATGGACGCTGAGGTGTTTTTAGGAGAATCTGAGGAAAATGTAAgataattgtatttaattaaaaacagtaaacatctttaaaatcatcacattctgacAGGATCCAATAACAATCTCTGGTTGTCTCACATGAAACTCTGAGAgtctgtgtctcctctgctgtcttgACTTCTTTTCCTTCATTCACAGGATATGTGGCAGAACAGGTGATGTTGTATCCATCATGTTTGTCCGTCAGAGTGATCTGCTCCTGGATTTTAGTCGTGAAGGTTTTATCTGGGTTTTCCTCCATGTTATTGAGAGAGTCTTGTTTGAGATtccaggtgagtttaggagggGAGAGTGGACAGGGAGTGGAAGCTGAGCAGGTTATAGTGACAGACTCCTTCTCCTTCAGATCTCCTGAGATGATTAGTTTGGGGCTCGGAGGAGAATCTGtgtgttcaaatcaaacaaagatTACTTTAACCAATAGACTAGCTGACAGTGACTGTCCTTTCTAAAATGCTTTTCTACTATACTCTTCCCAAACTTCCAGCCACCGCCTGTCATCATTACCACGTTAATATTCTGTCATGGAAACTTCATGGAGAAGGTTTGTAATGTCAAatctaaaaatgtgtgtgtactttgtaaAAAGGAAGGGTAGGATACTTATCATTGtgacattgttgttgtttttgtgtgtgtgtgtgtgtgtgtgtgtgtgtgtgtgtgtgcatgtatatgtgtgtgtgtgtgtgtgcatgtatatgtttgtgtgtgtatgggagaggaggggggaggtgttgaaaaatgttacAAGGAAAAAATGGTCCTAATGATGTTAAGACAAAAGCTGACAGCACTgtaattaaaaactttaaattaaaatgtttttctgcttcttagTGTGCCAAGATTGGACCCTTCAATCTCAACCAGTAAAAAGAGTCTCAGTATTTAATCAGAGTTCAACTCGTGCTATGACaatgatttattgtttcttaataaaacctttatagtctgattaaaagaaaatgaaactctcttacctttgacttttatttgaagaGGATCACAACGAGCATTTGCCCTGAAAGGCCAGTTCATGATTCTGAAGTAGTACACGCCTTCATATGTCGTCTTCATGTTGTAAATCAGAGTGGAGCAGTTTTTCATTCTCAAGTTTTCAGTTTTCTTCATTTGAAATTTGTTCACTGTGCCATCACTGTTAAAAACCACATTCTTTGGATCGTAggtctctttgtcttctttataCCATATTCCAAATGTTTCTCTTCTGTTGTCAaactctctttcttctttaacACTAAAGCTACATGGGATTTTCAGACAAGTTCCACTCAGTGCTTCCATCTTCTTTGGTGTAGTGATGAAGAGCGCTGACCAATAAGTCCGACATTCATCCGACGCTTCTGTAAAGCAGACCATCAGTTATTATAATGAGGAGCAGGATCTTCATATAGAGGATGTTAATGAGAGTCTAAGAAGTAATGTGGTGTGCTctggtctttttctctcttgttcacAAAGTCAgtctaaaacatttcacttttcagtCAGGACATGAAGAGATGAAAGAAGAAACTCTATCTGcactcttctctctgctttgtttctacAGGAAGTTCAAACTGTACAGATTAAACATCTTTGAATGAAAGTAAGTGAACAAACAGCTCACCtgaaagagagaagacagtCAGTAACATGATGGCTGTTACCATGTTCACTGACAGGACTGCAGTAACACCCATCACCTGGAATTAAAAACTAAGTTACTCTTCAAAGTCCTCGTTAAAGAGTTGGATGaacaaaacagtcattttcaCTGAAcgaaaataaaagctgctgaaaactaaaacaataaaacataaatagcagTCATAGCTGATCTTACCAAACAAACCTCCAGGAGcttaaacagagaaaatgtagaaaaaagacGATTTTTAAATTTCAGCAGAACTGCAACAAACCAGTCACCTCGCTGCTAAGACACAAAAACCCCAAAAgatttcttcctttcttcttgtAGTGAGAATGAGGAAGTTAGTGTTTGACACCTCCTCTGTTTCatttaaaccctttttttttttacccttttttgGTAGCATCAACTAAAGATGGACAGTTAAgacgaggaagagagagaacgtCACCCACTAAAGGACCCAGGTTAGAACTGAACCTGGTCCACTGAGATAAGGACTCATGCTTTAAATGGTACATGCTCTAACAAACGAGCAACATGGCCCTCAAGctgttgttgtatctttgtctTATCTAGAGGGCCTGTTGGTTTAAAAGGTTTAATGTAGATAAGAATGATCCAGATTTGGTTCTTTCTATGTTGGGTCATGTGATCCAGCTCATTTTTAATCCCTTTTTTAGATCAATCATGGATTTGATCATCCTGATCCAGATACAGACTCTTGGGGAtcaacaaatccagatcatcaGTCCTCTAAAAGAGACTTCACACTCCATACTTTTCCACAGGGCgcacaaaacttaaaacaaactgGAACATGCTCACAGTCACttttaatgtcatattttgttttgatgttaatgCTATTTGGTGCAACATTTTATGTGAACAACATCACTCATTTTTTACAATCTTAATGTGTACCTTATCTACTTTGTCAGTGAAGCAGTacagcaggaaaagagccacaggccgcccgcttgaaggagGACTATACTATCACTAATCTTTTTATTACATATGGAAAACAGATTTGGATTCAAATcctcaaaagacaaaaactggaaaagtcatttttgtattttcatcatCTCAAATGTCTCTTTTCATTCATCCTTATTTCTGTTTAGAACATTAAAAGCTTTCCATACAAAGGAAACAACATCGAAGTTAATAAAAAGAAACCAGCACAGTCCTACACAATGTCATgctcagacacaaaaacatcaacgtCTTTATCCTCCCTTCTGTGTGAACGAGGAAGTTtgcttctgatgtttttttatgttcaaactattttctattttgctttttttggatAGGTGCAGTGTAAGATGGACAGTTAAGTTGAGGTAGAGAGAGAATAACAGCAAAGGGACCAGAACTGAACCTGGTCCACTCACTGTGGTGAGGACTTTAAATAGTACGTGCTCTACCATCTGAGGAACTGGATACCCCAAGCTTTGGCCGTATGTTgaggttgtttattttattggtttcatgttttaatgagtGTATAATTTAGTAGAATATTGAATACAACATACATTAGACTTCtcagtaaatataagaaaatgtaaatacatgaaCAACTTCTCCTTTGTACTTACATTTCATATCAAACTTCTTACACAGCATCATCAGTTCACTTTAAACCATTTCTCTTTAACCAGAGAAGTGGTCATGAACCACACAGTGACAAACCTAACGCTTTTCACACGAGCGTTTCCTTGCACTTGGTCCGTGGTTTAACCCATTGCAGCCCCCCTCCCTTACTCTCTTGTATGTTGTTAttcatttctctctgtttctcctctcctgtgTGTCCTGAGGTGCATGGCTGTGTGATTGCATGTGGGTGTGGTTTTCTGTGCAGGCAATCTCCCTCTCATTACCGGCAGTTACCTGTCTTGTTTTGTATCTGTTACGACGACGTGCTTTAACTGAATCTTTATTTGCAGTCGTGTACTCTGTACATTCTGGTGAAGTCTTACTAGGAAGGTGAACTTCTCACACATACTAAACAGAACAGGCTCCATCTGCATACACTGCGGACCAATCACAATCAGGCTCAGTCAGCAACCAATAGGAACACATGTTACTAATTTACAACACAACAGTGTTGCTAAGCAACCACAATGATATTCTGTGAGAATATTACACCCCCCTTTTAGAAAAGATAAACGTAACACATACTTTCAATTACAGTATACATGGCATAATGTGCTGTTAGTGAATAAAcccaaatcaaaatgtttagtAAAATCAACTCTGCATCAGAATACATCACAGCATATAACcaatgaacatttatttttttctttaaggcaGCAATCTGCCTACACCCTTTACATGAGTTTAGAAGTCCAAAACAGACCTGGGCTTTATCTCTCGTCCGTACCTGGTCTGGTAAGGGACAGTGTGAGGAACTGTTTGAGGGACAGTTTCACTTGTGATCTGTGAGGTGAGTGATGTGGGACTGTGTGGTGTTTGCTGCTCGTTGTCATCaggttgtctgtgtgtgtgtttgttggatgTTTCTTTTGTGATAAGAAGGTGACGTCTGTTTCTCCTGTACTCTTGTccttcaggtgtgtgtatgtggtaaGATCTGTTATTGTCAGCAGGCTGAATGATGACTGCAGGCTTCCAGTATCCTGGATCTTGGAAACGGATGTTTTGTCCTTCGTGCAGCTGTGTCATCTGCTTGGCTGACCTGTCATAATATCGTTTCTGGGTCTGTTGCTGGTGAGCTCTCCTGGTATGAGCACTTTGTTGGCTGACGATCTTGGGCTGAAGCTGCTTGTGGGTGTTGGGTAGGATGGAGCGTAAGTGACGACTCATAAGTAGCTGAGCTGGTGATCTGAAGTTATCAACCGGTGTGTTGTGGTTCTCTGGGAGGTTCAGATAGGCATCCTTGTGACCAGCTTTGGCTTTTTTCAGGAGTGACTTGGCAATTTGCACAGATTTTTCTGCAAGACCATTGCTCTGGGGATAGTATGGACACACACTGATGagggttacatttttttgaataaCAGGAGACCGGGGTTTCCACTCTAACGTGTCCATGCTGAAGGAGGACAGCACCCACTCCTACGTCAACCGCAACTTTGAAAGGGCGATGAAACACAGGCGCAGCTAAAACCGGAGCATGAgtcattaaagagcccatattatgccttttttggggttcgtatatttaatctatgtacctactaaagtatgttcacaatagcttgTAGCAggtttgacaaggttttaattttggggtgccagtcagagtGAAGTCTGACAAACATAaactaaatgcaaacaaaaaaatagccAACCTGCACAAAATAGGAGCCAAGCAAGagcaaaaaacaatcaaacaaaacaacaatgggatttcaaatatatatattttcacaggcatcaaccacactgcaacaaaatgaatgtggtTCACCGTCTGTGTGTAACTCAAAGTTTAGTCCCTTCCGGCAAAAGTTCGCTCCCGTAGCCCACAACCCACAGTTCAGTCCATTTCAGTTCAAtgttcaaatacaaaacaaaaactctgctccgggtttgaaaacaaatgaggaaacaaagtgaaaagaaaaaccagCGTCTCTCTTCGCGGTGcaacaatcaaaacacaaagaaacaaaagacacaccAGGTACTCACGGTACCAAAGtttttaagtcagtcagtaGGTTTAAGTCAGAGTTTGGcttttgaattgccccccgggacaaataaagttgttttttattttatttgaattttctCCTCTGGCATCTCCTAATCCAGGGAACAGCTGATCCACCAGGAACAGGGAAATAACAAATCCAACAGGAAGCCGGGCCTGACAGCAACGGACCTCCAGCGACGAAGATTTTAACAAACAGCTATACACAAACTTTCAATCACGCTCTATGCCGAGGTAAccttctccttcactgacttttTTCCAATGACTGTCCGCGCCGATCACCGGTGACTTGCACCTATACAAATGCCCTTCCTGGAGGACGGATTCAGTTTGGACGGTTTTCCATTGGAGTGTGAGATGAATGTGGGTGGATGACGGAGGAACCAATGAGTGGAGGTGTGTACAAAGAGGATTCTGACTCTGCAGGCGCTAcaagctaaagttcgaaaaaagtgtctgttttcatgtactgccgctccatgcaccggctcgcttctgactctctctctaaggctctgaagtgcccacgttcagagtccccacgtgtgccaagtctgatctgattggtcggcctgtcggctctgctgtaattggtcagtcgctcagcatgGTTCTCGGACATGTCatgccccttttaccatattgggaatgcagccactttggctccgagggaagcaaaaacattagcgccttagcactactgtgctaccgcaggctatgGCATATCATgtgcgtgctacagaagttaatgggcgtgcaacatgagctgcagggcttgccacaacgagccaatgggcttagatcagtgatatcacactgtcacactgacaattttttttcaagGGGGTCTAGAATTGatcgttacatgcagctaatgctgcagctaacaggaggacgtaggagaagccgtgtttccgcggatttattttgcaaatagatgtgcctaaacatgcacaggatacatggaaaacacactagagagcatataaaaccagaaaaagaataatatgggccctttaaggCCTTTACGCAGTCAAACGTGCCCTGGCAACTGTCAGACCACTCAAAACGTTTCTTGGGACTCAACAGGTCGGTGAGAGGAGCCGCAACAGCAGAGAAGTTTTCTACAGAAGCTACGATAATATCCTGCCATCCTCAAAAAACGGCGAAGAAGAAGCAGGGAATGACAGGATAGCCTCTACTTTAGAGTGCACCGGCTTGACTTGCCCCTGACCAACGATTTTTCCCAGAAATGTAACTGTACCCTGGCCAAATTCACATTTTGCTAAATTTAGCGTGAGATTAGCGTCACACAGTTTGTCAAACACCGTCCGCAGTTGTTGTATATGTTCGTCCCAGGTGCTCGAGTACACCACAATGTCGTCATGGTACGcctcacaccccccccccccccccaaaactgAGAGCACCGTATTAACCAGACACTGAAAGGTTGCAGGTGCATTTCGCCCACCGAACAAAATCATCGTATACTGCAAAAAGAGTCAGACGTAACAAACGGAGAAATTTCTTTTGCTCAAGGAGTTAACGGCACCTGCCAGTAGCCTTTTAGTAGATCGAGTTTAGTTACAAAGTTAACACTATACCGACATGGTCAACACAATCCTCAACTCGAGGCAGAGGATAACAATCCAGTTTAGTGACTCCATTCACTTTCCAGAAATCCGTACAGAAACAATCAGAGCCGTCAGATTTACCCACAAGGAGGCACGGCGAACTCCACGAACTACAGCTGGGACTCCAGCATGTAGTCAACCTGATTGTTTAGACAGAGACGTTTGTCAGGGTTGACTCTGTAAGTGTGTTGTTTTATCGGGGTTGAATCCCTCACATCAATGTCGTGCTCTAACACATGAGTTTGAGTCAGATCATCAGAAAACAAGGAATTATgagattttattaaaataagcACATCCTCGCGTTGGACCTGATTTAAATGTGGAAAACAAGCATCAAGTTTGGACAACATCTCAGATGGACAGCTCCGGTGCCGCTTTGACCCGATCAATAAGTTCAGCACTGGACATCGCCAAAACTGCTTTTGTCACTTCACCGGAGGGGGAGTAAAGGagcagcatgtctctcaatGTAGAGAATGTTTTCACGtcttaataaaaacacagcttcaGAACATTCAGATGTAGAAAGTTAAACATCAGGGCccatattcacaaacattctgagagTCCTCTCTGAGACCTCCTAACTTCACTTAAAAAATCCTAGAGAGGATTATTGGCTTAGTAGTGATATAGTAACATTCTCAGAGCGACTCTGAGCATGGAAGGGAGGAGGCATAGTTGACCCCGTTGCTatgtatgacacatttttttcagaagctgtgattggttgatccaaaTAATGGAGAGAAGTGCTCTCTGGTGATAATGGACATAGACAGACAGTGAAATCCATAGGGCTCTATCATAGAATCGAGTCAGacattatgttattatgaacaATGTGAAATTAACACGTGTGATAATTGttcaaatgtaaacatgatgagAGTTATATCAGCATTTATTAGATATTGGATttacctgtggaggtaaccaggaactcaacatgcatgtctcactttgcactGACAAAAGTCCAAGATGgactcttaagggctaagacgCTTTGTGAATAAGTTGAATCATTACAATGATCTAGTCTTAAGtttaaggggaaattcttagaagTTGTCACTAGGAGCAACTTTTAGTATTTAGGAGGCTTCATGAATAAGGCCACagcattacattaaaaaatatctcCTTATACATTTAAGTGGGAAAGTAGGGAACAGACTACTTTCCTCTTCCTGCATACTAGCAAGCTTTGCATGATGTAAATTACACATAATACAGATGATTAACTAATAAAGATCATAGAAGGAACCTATAAAAAAGCAATAGTACATTAAGTTAATTCATTTATTACACATGCAATTCAGactataaacatatttaaacatcaaagattatttttctcagaatcaatcAAATATTCCTTCAGATTTTCAGTTTCTTCTTATCAAAAGTCTCACTTATCAtccttgtttgtcttttgaaaATTGTTTTTCATAAGAAAGAAACAGCATGACAAAACCGAAATCCACAATTTCAAAACCTGacagtttttctctccctgttgatcactcctcagtttctctctcctctcaggtttaGAGTCTGAGTGTCCTCCTCGACAGCACACTATCCTTCAGAgttcacatcaataatgtcactCGGCCCGCTTATTTCCATCTACGTAACTTAAATCACCTCCGCCCGTCCCTCACATCCAACAGTACCTCCATCATCGTTCACACCCTTTTTAAATCTCCCATCCTCACTGTTCCCCCTCTCAAGTCCaaccacaaacttcaactggtccagaactctgCTGCTTGCATCCTCTTGTGACCCCCCTCCATTAATCACATCGACTTCAAGATTCTGCTGCTCACCTTTAAGTCCATCCATAACCTCGCTCCTCTCTACCTCTCTGatctcctgcacatcaacacacccaccctcactctcaggtcttcttcttccattcaactcactgcaccacccgcccgcctgtccaccatggggtccagggtCTTCAGCGTCTCTGCCCCCcgcctctggaactctctcccacCACACATCTGTAAGattgactctctctctatttttaaatctcatctcaaaacacatcttttaaaaCGGGCATTTTCTGTCTGATCATTTTCCATCCTATCTCACAAAGATTTCATAGTCTTtaaatttctatttttaatgttcatttgatgGATGTATTGttactctgttgtttttatctctgctttgtaaggtgacctggagtgctttgaaatgaaatgtattattattataaaagaagctaatataaaaaataataatacaacaaaaaatacCATAGACCAGCACAGTCCTTCACAGTGTAATGATTTGGCTGCAGTACATTACAGTATTTTTATGTTATCTGCCtttgaacaaaaacatcctTCCTGTCGTATCCCATCCTTTGTTCATCACTAAcctgctgcaaagaaaaaacatttaatacagaaaagagaaatagaGATATTGCATTTAAGATGAACATGAAGtcatcctcttctccttcatgaAGCTTGCATCATAACCACTCTGTTGACATAGTCTGCTTCTTCTGCGTCCTGTTTGaatgaaacaacacagagagagtggTGTCAGTGCTGTGTGGTGACTTTGATGCAGCTACAAGAGACAAAccagcaacacttgaagtttATCTCTGCAAATCAAAGTCAGTTTAAGTTCTCCTgaaacacttttcactgttaCCATCTGGTCTCCTGTCGCTGCTGTTGGACCTGAATATCTAAACATCATTTTCTCTGGATCAATTACTTTATGTGACTGTGTTGATCAAATCTTCAAAGAAAGCTACTCAGATAACTTCTCTCTTTTATAACACGTGCTTCAATCTCATTTTGTAGAAAGTGCGGGTCGacggcagcacatcaaaaaccatcgtcatgagcactggggccccccagggttgtgtgctcagccccctgctcgtcacgctgctgacccacgactgcgctccatccttcagcagcaactaCATTGTGAAGTTCGTGGatgacacaacagtggttggtctcatctccaacaacgatgagacgcactacaggatggaggtcagccaactggccacgtggtgcagagacaacaacctcttcctgaacgtcgacaagaccaaggaggttgttgtcgacttccggagagtccccactcctaaacccccactgaccatcgacggtgctgctgtggagagagtgagcagcaccaagttcctgggggttcacatcagtgaggatctctcctggacaaccaacaccacatcactggccaagaagtcccagcagggcctctacttcctccgcaagcttaagagagcacgagcccccccatccatcatgtgctccttctacagaggcaccatcgagagcatcctgaccagctgcatcactgtgtgtaagctgcactgctgccaaccgcaagaccctgcagcgcacagtgaaggctgctgaacggattatcggtgtcccactcccctctcttctggacctctacggtacccgcctcacccgcaaagcaaccagcattgtgcatgaccccacccacccctcacacagcctcttcagccatcggggagacggtaccgcagcctgcgggccggctccaccagactgggaaacagcttcttccaccaagctgtcaggaagcttaactctctcccctctcttccttccctcctctctgcccccacgaacactgggcgttgaaaccccctcccatTATCCACCAAGAACTTTGGACTAAAAACTCtttacactcagtttactgcacattgcaattactgcacaagttcactttttctttaaaatttattttattgtgttttatttactaccttttgcacaatttagaatttattactgtaaatattatttatcttatttttacctcattttatttatctatttttaccttatcttattttaccttattttggttgttttgcaccgcgggacggagacaaacgaaatttcgattccactgtgtgtctggcatattttgaaattgacaataaagttgactttgactttgactttgaatgaTGAACCTGTCCTCATCTAGTAACTCACCTTCACCTGTTTGTTGAAGCATCTTGACTTTAAccagctgaaagaaaaagagatcagAAAAAAGGAATTAgaatcaaacactgacactgtaaaaataaaaatgcaatgaGATGAACAACATGAGCCACAAATCTCCATTTCTTATGACAGTTTGTCTCACCACTCAAAGATGATGACTGAATTGTAGAGCAGCACGATTCCCAGGATCTTCAATGTAATGTGGACATCAACCCCAAATAGATCGGAAATCAGATTTTCTGGAACAAGACATCATGATCACCTGCTACTAGATGGAAAAGCTTTTCATGGCTGTAAGATATCCTGCACTTTAATTTAGTCTTTTAACCTCTAATGTGAACgtcttttgtttcatttatttatgtagcatTATTACAAATGAATTCAGTAAGTATTGATTtttagtaaaaacaaa
This is a stretch of genomic DNA from Labrus bergylta chromosome 20, fLabBer1.1, whole genome shotgun sequence. It encodes these proteins:
- the LOC110003656 gene encoding sialic acid-binding Ig-like lectin 13 yields the protein MVCFTEASDECRTYWSALFITTPKKMEALSGTCLKIPCSFSVKEEREFDNRRETFGIWYKEDKETYDPKNVVFNSDGTVNKFQMKKTENLRMKNCSTLIYNMKTTYEGVYYFRIMNWPFRANARCDPLQIKVKDSPPSPKLIISGDLKEKESVTITCSASTPCPLSPPKLTWNLKQDSLNNMEENPDKTFTTKIQEQITLTDKHDGYNITCSATYPVNEGKEVKTAEETQTLRVSYSPKNTSASISPSGLVSAGIHVNLTCSSRANPPVSSFTWFKISRDGPMIVSEGEFYSFNATEGGVYYCVAMNDLSNQTSPQMYLIFADSPPSPKLIISGDLKEKESVTITCSASTPCPLSPPKLTWNLKQDSLNNMEENPDKTFMTKIQEQITLTDKHDGYNITCSATYPVNEGKEVKTAEDTQTLRVSYSPKNTSASISPSGLVSAGIHVNLTCSSRANPPVSSFTWFKISRDGPMIVSEGEFYSFNATEGGVYYCVAMNDLSNQTSPQIHLSVAENLISDLFGVDVHITLKILGIVLLCSSVIIFECWLKSRCFNKQVKDAEEADYVHRVVMIQAS